A window from Drosophila yakuba strain Tai18E2 chromosome 3L, Prin_Dyak_Tai18E2_2.1, whole genome shotgun sequence encodes these proteins:
- the LOC6535001 gene encoding uncharacterized protein LOC6535001, with product MKSVILYPYGPLTGGTRCCRMLHAKNLAITSAIYTINISLLIVLIYSWRINVNMHKSADLQDVYYGVQIAYFAIIGTQMSMILLSIVLIFGICRENPGLIVPWIIGYITFMALEAVAMVYSNVLRDHVNKQFDAMCKAEVAFFIARALINVLAMWGVLRFYNLVRSGITWRGPEAKTAIFAPSVYKSVSTNKPHTYSYSKRSRRRQSIDSTSGGCCAIFDFDFEYDDDNDDDDDEAAYGDGLDTEDEVGYDYDDYYDYYDDDELTEQQHLRLKQDDGDCSMLGAGRANRSRSKPRSAVVKVKGQRSGSRRTNNNIRSVLINKRHNKYKIARPQTQLEVINESEKSAGSGSDENDSLLVAFDSSSSLASV from the exons ATGAAGTCTGTCATTTTATATCCATATGGACCGCTAACCGGCGGCACACGCTGCTGTCGCATGTTGCATGCCAAAAATTTGGCCATAACAAGTGCAATTTACACAATT AATATATCACTATTAATCGTGCTGATATACTCGTGGCGCATAAATGTCAATATGCATAAGTCGGCCGATCTGCAGGATGTCTACTACG GTGTACAAATAGCATATTTTGCCATAATCGGCACACAAATGTCCATGATACTGTTGAGCATTGTGTTAATTTTTGGAATATGTCGG GAGAACCCAGGACTAATTGTACCCTGGATAATTGGCTATATAACATTTATGGCCCTGGAAGCCGTCGCCATGGTCTACTCCAATGTCCTGCGCGACCATGTAAATAAG CAATTCGACGCAATGTGCAAGGCCGAGGTGGCATTCTTTATTGCTCGTGCGCTGATAAAT GTGCTGGCCATGTGGGGAGTGCTTCGCTTCTACAACTTGGTTCGCTCAGGAATCACATGGCGCGGACCAGAG GCCAAGACAGCCATCTTTGCGCCGAGTGTTTACAAGAGTGTTAGTACCAACAAGCCGCACACCTACAGCTACAGCAAGCGGTCAAGACGCCGCCAGAGCATCGATTCGACTTCCGGCGGATGCTGCGCCATCTTCGACTTCGATTTCGAGTACGACGATGAtaacgacgacgacgacgatgaggcGGCCTACGGCGATGGTCTGGATACGGAGGATGAGGTGGGCTACGACTACGATGATTACTACGATTACTACGACGACGACGAACTGAcggagcagcagcacttgcGGCTGAAACAGGACGATGGCGACTGTAGCATGCTAGGCGCTGGCAGGGCAAACAGATCGCGCTCCAAGCCGAGATCCGCGGTGGTCAAGGTCAAGGGTCAGCGGAGCGGAAGTCGCCGCACCAACAACAATATCCGCAGCGTGCTGATCAACAAGAGGCACAACAAGTACAAAATCGCTCGACCCCAAACGCAACTGGAGGTCATCAACGAGTCGGAGAAGAGCGCGGGGAGCGGCAGCGATGAGAATGACTCACTTTTGGTGGCCTTTGACAGCAGTTCGTCGCTGGCGTCAGTTTGA
- the LOC26535483 gene encoding uncharacterized protein LOC26535483, whose protein sequence is MFTLLSFKHQLCSLGNSYDVIADACRDKTKFFSFLDSREWRSVTRSFRNFLNADISTYPIYYWFVLIFSLYGAIHSVILFTMSFFAKKVDGNTKNLKIVKRLSIAGAFIQANIWTLLLYAALIVSPRHMAPWLWVHLVVFAWKLVGATINAHFGCKSGLRTRTIIYAIVYMLVIWLVYQAMKSFTAALEQDVPENLRLCLQFIDSLLKYVNDHCNVI, encoded by the exons ATGTTCACACTACTATCATTTAAACACCAACTATGTTCTCTGGGAAATTCCTACGATGTGATTGCAGATGCCTGCCGGGATAAAACAAAGTTCTTCAGTTTTCTGGACTCCAGGGAATGGAGGAGTGTGACGCGCAGCTTTCGTAACTTCCTGAATGCAGACATATCCACTTATCCCATTTATTATTGGTTCGTCCTCATATTTAGTCTATACGGAGCG ATACATAGTGTTATCCTATTTACGATGTCATTCTTCGCAAAAAAGGTTGACGGGAATACCAAAAATCTCAAAATTGTGAAAAGACTCAGCATTGCTGGTGCCTTCATACAAGCAAATATCTGGACGCTCTTGTTATATGCTGCTTTAATT GTTTCACCTCGTCACATGGCGCCCTGGTTATGGGTTCATTTGGTTGTATTTGCTTGGAAGTTGGTGGGGGCGACCATAAATGCCCACTTCGGCTGCAAGAGTGGTCTTCGAACTCGGACCATAATATATGCAATCGTATATATGCTGGTTATATGGCTGGTTTACCAGGCTATGAAGTCCTTCACCGCTGCCTTAGAACAGGATGTTCCAGAAAACCTAAGGCTCTGTTTGCAATTCATAGATTCTTTACTCAAATATGTAAACGACCATTGCAAcgtaatataa
- the LOC6535002 gene encoding uncharacterized protein LOC6535002 produces MKCVALIALGGLFLASVQARILPGEDLLWELPEVPVVVNEIEPRAAGCSIKIRSSELKDPQPLLIKSGTSEIAGFSDTGYVDVDKDKTIEFHCTSSLASPLSGKSVTAKCVGGTTFKIDDKEHDLSAIKCTSWPAFVGKKSGSSCNGGTTLIKVGFELSGSRFATQYEVCFNEDEEVTRYVYHRLEPGNNYYATGVDRITFGAGGYFAGKNVDKLYTQAVQKETIDKELDMDSSHFFDSAKNIFLARGHMGAKADFVFAPEQRATFLFINAAPQWQTFNAGNWARVEDGVRAWVAKEHKHVECWTGVWGVTTLPNKNGEQRQLYLSHDNNGNGLIPVPKLYFRVVIEPSTKKGIVLIGVNNPHLSLDEIKRDYILCTDVSDRINWISWKKTDITAGYSYACEVPEFRKKVTHLPDFSVSGLLV; encoded by the exons ATGAAGTGTGTTGCGTTGATTGCCTTGGGTGGCCTCTTCTTGGCCAGTGTGCAGGCCAGAATCCTTCCCGGGGAGGATCTCCTCTGGGAGCTGCCCGAAGTTCCGGTGGTGGTCAATGAGATTGAACCCCGAGCAG CTGGTTGTTCAATTAAGATCCGCAGCTCTGAGCTGAAGGATCCCCAACCCCTGTTGATCAAATCGGGCACTTCTGAAATCGCTGGGTTCTCGGACACCGGctatgtggatgtggataagGATAAGACCATTGAGTTCCACTGCACCAGCAGCTTGGCTTCCCCTCTGTCTGGAAAATCTGTGACCGCCAAGTGTGTGGGTGGCACCACCTTCAAGATTGACGATAAGGAGCACGATCTCTCCGCCATCAAGTGCACATCGTGGCCTGCTTTTGTGGGCAAGAAGTCCGGATCCAGCTGCAATGGTGGCACCACGCTAATTAAAGTAGGCTTTGAGCTCTCCGGATCACGATTCGCGACGCAGTATGAGGTGTGCTTcaacgaggacgaggaggtgACCAGGTACGTCTACCATCGCCTGGAACCTGGAAACAATTACTATGCCACCGGAGTGGATCGCATTACCTTTGGAGCCGGCGGCTACTTCGCGGGTAAGAATGTGGACAAGCTATATACGCAGGCTGTTCAGAAGGAGACCATCGACAAGGAGCTGGACATGGATTCTTCCCATTTCTTCGATTCGGCAAAGAACATCTTCCTGGCCCGTGGTCACATGGGTGCCAAGGCTGACTTCGTGTTTGCCCCGGAGCAGAGGGCCACCTTCCTGTTCATCAACGCGGCTCCTCAGTGGCAGACCTTTAATGCTGGTAACTGGGCTCGCGTGGAGGACGGCGTTCGTGCTTGGGTGGCCAAGGAACACAAGCACGTGGAGTGCTGGACAGGAGTCTGGGGAGTCACTACGCTGCCCAACAAGAATGGGGAACAGAGGCAGCTCTATCTGTCCCACGATAACAACGGCAACGGCCTGATTCCAGTTCCCAAACTGTACTTCCGAGTGGTCATTGAGCCTTCCACCAAGAAGGGGATCGTTCTGATCGGCGTCAACAATCCCCACTTGAGTCTGGACGAGATCAAGCGGGATTACATCCTTTGCACGGACGTCAGCGACAGGATCAACTGGATCAGCTGGAAGAAGACCGACATCACCGCCGGTTACTCCTACGCCTGCGAGGTTCCCGAGTTTCGCAAGAAGGTGACGCACCTGCCTGACTTTTCCGTCAGCGGACTGTTGGTCTAA
- the LOC6535000 gene encoding organic solute transporter alpha-like protein, whose translation MNASEIYSMMDPSENISQVLDQNGNNSNSLRTLPTVAEYYENMTAFLSLAIFIATLLTILNISIFATTASRLRRHLDKPLLRPSIMMVGLYPIISVAALVTILVPYSWFICHTVMHVMFMVGGPVFRTLLFRYVSSEQNYVKETAAEAVQLNTPPCCCCCLCLPMVIPTKAKLCISRYMVWQMPFWQGSIMLVMNILYYRDIQLYRQVMFFFIPFIISSIVLGVWSLQITVRMISKVRGDYQLRKKMFCLQLVVMLCKLQYLVLYDQLDGIKMGGEYPINHTVYKQTIINILILVEMVLVSMMVQSAYRTPVQVQIDEVNKEKEVTRI comes from the exons ATGAATGCCAGTGAAATTTATTCCATGATGGACCCCTCGGAAAATATATCCCAGGTCTTAGACCAAAACGGAAACAACTCAAATAGCCTGCGAACACTCCCCACAGTGGCAGAGTATTATGAGA ACATGACTGCCTTCCTCAGCCTGGCCATCTTCATAGCCACCCTGCTGACCATCCTCAACATCAGCATCTTCGCAACGACTGCCTCCCGGTTGCGTCGTCACCTGGACAAGCCGCTGCTGAGACCCTCGATTATGATGGTGGGCCTGTATCCGATTATCTCAGTGGCTGCCCTGGTTACCATTCTGGTGCCCTACTCCTGGTTCATTTGCCACACGGTGATGCACGTTATGTTCATGGTCGGCGGACCCGTGTTCCGCACACTGCTCTTCCGTTACGTGAGCTCGGAGCAGAATTACGTGAAGGAGACGGCCGCCGAGGCGGTGCAACTAAATACTCCAccgtgctgctgctgctgcctttgccTGCCGATGGTGATTCCTACCAAGGCGAAGCTCTGCATCTCCAGATACATG GTATGGCAAATGCCCTTTTGGCAGGGCTCCATCATGCTGGTGATGAACATTCTGTACTACAGGGACATTCAGCTTTACCGACAGGTCATGTTTTTCTTCATCCCCTTCATCATCAGCTCCATTGTCTTGGG CGTTTGGTCCCTCCAAATCACTGTGCGGATGATTTCAAAGGTGCGTGGGGATTATCAGCTTAGAAAGAAGATGTTCTGCCTCCAACTAGTGGTGATGCTATGCAAACTGCAGTATCTGGTCCTTTACGACCAGCTGGACGGCATCAAAATGGGCGGGGAGTATCCCATCAATCACACCGTGTACAAGCAAA CTATCATCAACATCCTTATTCTGGTTGAAATGGTCCTGGTGTCCATGATGGTTCAAAGTGCATATCGTACTCCCGTTCAGGTTCAAATCGATGAGGTCAATAAGGAGAAGGAAGTTACTCGTATTTGA